In Camelina sativa cultivar DH55 chromosome 17, Cs, whole genome shotgun sequence, the genomic stretch AAGGAAAGAAACACATTATAATAGCCATGTTACATGACATATATGCATTCATAGAGGAGAAAAAGATATCCTTCTCTTCAAAGATTGGCTAGTTCTTGAATGCTCATGGGGTAAGAGTAAGCTCGGGAGTTGAAATTAGATTTCGCAAGCAATATGTTAGCAGTCTCTGTCGGATGAAACGCATCCCAAAAGAGATACTTGGTTCGGTCAGGACACGGGGTCTGCAGCGGCAGACACGTTATTTGACCATTGTTCCTTCCCACCNNNNNNNNNNNNNNNNNNNNNNNNNNNNNNNNNNNNNNNNNNNNNNNNNNNNNNNNNNNNNNNNNNNNNNNNNNNNNNNNNNNNNNNNNNNNNNNNNNNNNNNNNNNNNNNNNNNNNNNNNNNNNNNNNNNNNNNNNNNNNNNNNNNNNNNNNNNNNNNNNNNNNNNNNNNNNNNNNNNNNNNNNNNNNNNNNNNNNNNNNNNNNNNNNNNNNNNNNNNATTGATGATGAATGTGTGTATTGATGAATGCGTTGGTGTTTAAATATGGTTTAAGTAATGTTATGAATATGCTAGGTTAAGTATTATGTGAAACCGTTATGCTGGTTGGATGTATGTCAAGAATGTGGAGTCTAATTCTATGCTATGCATTGATTGGTGAATGTGATTAGAATGTCGTCATTGTGTACACCCTTTTATCTTTTCCCTCAggttaaaaaaacaagattgaagagttttatttttaaggaaGAAGGATTTTGGCGGGACCATTTGAATAACACCTTGTCTTGGCCCATAAGGCGGTATGGGTGTTACAGTtgtaaagagaagagaagagaagaaagctaTCGTCTCTTTGACTCTATTCTAATAAGGCTCAAACtaggaaaagaaaagacaagCTCATAAAGGAGCTAAgaaactaaatccaaaaatagaactgtaaatacaattttttcaatcaaagcgagcattttcttatattttctctcaTTACTAGAGTAAGTGAGAGGAACAATACAGAAACAATAGTTATTTCAAAGAAATATAAGTTTAACATAAAGGAAAGAAACACATTATAATAGCCATGTTACATGACATATATGCATTCATAGAGGAGAAAAAGATATCCTTCTCTTCAAAGATTGGCTAGTTCTTGAATGCTCATGGGGTAAGAGTAAGCTCGGGAGTTGAAATTAGATTTCGCAAGCAATATGTTAGCAGTCTCTGTCGGATGAAACGCATCCCAAAAGAGATACTTGGTTCGGTCAGGACACGGGGTCTGCAGCGGCAGACACGTTATTTGACCATTGTTCCTTCCCACCCCACAACAACCTTTGTCCACAACCTCAAATCCTGTAGGATCAACGTAAACAATAATAAGACATTTTATGAAAACATAAGActaatatacagtatataccATGTGTTTAAAGGTGTAACTCACCGTAAGCGGCTCCATTGGCAGCGAGATCATAGGTACTCTTGTAAGAATCAAGGTAAACGAACTTGGCTCCTTTCAACTGACCTTTGTTGAAACGGTCCACTAGGTTCTTGACTTGAGAGTTGAACAACACAATTGCATTGTTGATCCTTTCATTGCATCTTCCGGAACTGTTGTTACGATTATTGTAGCGGGCCAGCTGGTAAGGTATGCAACCGATCTGTCCGACTCCAGTCACAACCACTTTCCGAGCTCCAAATTGGTACAATcgctatataaaaaaaaatagaatcaagATAAATATAATGTATTGAGACATATTATGCATATTCCTGATCAACCCTTACAGTGAGCTGTTGTGTGTAGTCTTTAATGAGGGAATCTGCAAAGGTTTTGTCGTTGAAAGTGGTACTGGTTGAGTAGAAGTCAGGCATGAAGTAATTGTTGAGATAATCGTTACTTCCCATTCCGGTATAAAAGATACAACGGCTTAAGTATCTTTGCAGCTCATTTGTGTTTCCTCTGAAGTATCTAAGCATCTGCTCAACTGCGCTCGTGTACAGCTCTACCTGCTGGTTCATAGAAGTATGTGCACCCTACAAAAACATTTTGCAGTTTAATTATAGGTTAgtgtttaattgtttataatataattgatgttgcttttaaacttttgatgacagataaaagaaaaagaaaagaaaaacttatagTTTGTGTACCAAGTTGTCACCGGTCTCATCTCTAATGCCAGCTGCACCAGATGCGAAATTTGCACCTCTTAGCAAAGCCTGGCCACGAATCCTAGAATATGGTGGAATGTAAGTCCGAAATCCAAAAATTTGagctacaaaaacaaagaaaaaaatgttaactCATTTAGTaaacaaactaacaaaatatgaaCTTTAAAATGGTTTTAAGTTCCAAAAAGTAgcttcttataattattaacttataattcaaattttgggtatatgtaaaatatttttactagtGTTGAGCCGGCCTTGATATACATATTTGTACGATACTTAATGCAAAACGCTTGGTACATAAGAAATGCAGATAAATACCTAGTGCATCAACGTAGGTGCGACCGTTGGTGAACCGTCCGGTTGAACCTTGGGGAAAGTCAATTCCGTAAGGTCGGTAATTAGCCCTCGCAAGCGAAATCAACCTGcatttattcaaattattactatgaatttgtgtaaaataaaaatcatagtaTATAATGAAAATGCATAATTGAACCAACCTGTTGTTGTTTCCATTATCGACTAAGGAGTCACCGAAAATGAAAAAGCAAGGGACTTGTGCCTGTTGTGGCTGTGACACGGTCGTTTTCAAACCGAACAAAACCAATCCCAAACTAACCAGCAACATAAAACGGAGGATACCCATTAAActgaaaaatattgaaatgcTGTCAATGGATCTTAAGAAGAATGAGTTTGAATAGGGTTTGAGTGGAGTTGACAGTTATATACTGAACAAGTGTgattggttggttggttggttggtttctATAATTGGTTTCATGTGCTGATAGATTTGTGACAGttggtttctatttttaattcttctctctctctctctctctctctctctctctctctctctctctcacatacttcttttTAGCTGCGGCTATATTCACAGGCGTCTCATGCATGCAATCTCGTGATGGGTCTCAAGAGTCTAATGTGTTGCTTTCCAGTTGTTTGTGTCACAAGTCAATTCATGTAACAGTTGGCACATTACTCATCAAAGACAGAGAAAActattttaggcaaaaaaactacgtaagatatataatataattaattgttAGTTACTTGTAAACtttcaattgttttatagaaTTCCAAAACTTTTCCACAatggaaaaataagaacaaCCATATCTGCAATTGTGGAGCaattttgttttactaatttCTTGTAGATAGATTAATCTAGATTATTTATCAAGAAAAGTAAATCTTGAGACAAGTATTAGATCAAACATATTTGGTGAATTTAAGACGTCGCTATGAGATTATCTTTATAGAGCCTGTAAttataattacattaaattgtcTCTGTATCGACAACGTAGCTGCAGGTTAATTAAAACTGCATGACAGGTTTAAACATTGGGTACCAAATTAGAATGTTAGAACTAGATGGATAGGGAAGGAGCCTCGCCCACTGCCACAAACGATGATGTAGGCCCTCCTCCATTGGGGAGAGTGGAGACCTTAGGCTAAGTACCTTCCTTAGTGTGCAATGGAAGTCACAAACCTAGGCCATGAGTCCTCTTAATCACTTATTGACTCTATCCAAGTAAGTATCCTTCAGCATTACCTCTACCCTACCCTTTATCATCTACCCTCTCACTCTCTGTACTAGACTACTGCCAATGGAGCTATCGATGTGGCATTCTAATATTCTTGGGGAAAATGCCATTTCAGATGGCTTATGCTGGGACTGTTTAGTTATCTATCGACCATTCAATCCCCCCATCTGGTACCTTAGCAACGTGAACTGTCAGCAGAGTAAACAGATGTATCAGATTGTTCCAAACTTTAAACTGTTGGGGCTATCATAGCCCGGCTATGGAACCAAGCTAGGGTTTAAACCAAAGTGGTATATTTTGATGGAAATCAGAAGCCTAATGCTAAAATGGAACTTGGAAATTTCATTGTATTGTGGAGAATTTAAGACAAAACATCTCTTTGAGGACATATTTTAATCATTCTAACAGAGCTGGGTTCATTCACAAGCTTGGATGATGGCCACATCTCAACGAACACGGCGAGCTTTATCTTCCTGCCCCAACCCCAGAGACCTCTGGGCATTTGCAATGCCTTCAGGATCTGCATACCACATCAACCGTTAAAACTACATACCAGCACAATAGATCAAGGGTCATTGACGGGGTCAAGGTAGAAAAACACTGAGATTGTCATCACAACTTTTATCACACGAGTACACGACAAGAAAACATTTGACTTAACAGATGGTATTTGGAAAATCATGCTCACCAAAGAACTGAGTGAAAATGCGGGTGAAGAAGCTCAAGTTGCGAGAGACGTTGAATCCCATGGCAGGAGGAAGAGGCTTCACCAAAGTGTCTATAGTGAATACTCTTTGCAGGAACTGTAATAGAGAGGCAGACTGCACAACTTAGGAAAAGGATTTTGAAGATACAAAGTTTCTAGTCTGAGGTTActatctaaaaaaagaaaatcaaagctATCCAGCAAATTGCTTCTTTATGAACACCCTGTAAATgcataaaatatgttttctgAATGTAAAGATGGTTCGAGATGCATGCAGTGTGTCATGATTCAGATTCTATTAGAAACATACtcattcatatataaataagcaGAAAGGAATGAAAAAACCATTTGAACAGAAGTAGCGTTAAAGTATCTCCCTAACAATAGAGAGGTTCACAAACCTTACCAAGCAACTATTAAACTCTCCAGAACTACCAAAGATAGTTTTCGTAACGAATTGAAGTATATAGCCAAAGAGAGGAAGGTTTACATCAAAATTACACAGTTTTGTTCCACTAAAGCACACCAACCGCTCTTAACATACAATTAATCCCTTAAAACCAATCTTACATATATGGCAGCTGTTCTTGAAATGTGAATCTGATATATGAGATTCTAACCAAGCGAGAATATGAACCATTTGCACTCAATCCATTAACTTGAATTCGATACAATGTGTAGGAAATCGTAACTTCATGTAACAAAAGAGAGTGAAAAAATCCATTCTTTTCAGCCTTCACATAAGGcttagattgattgattgtgttATCTAATCTTAGACACAAAACTGTATAAGAGAATTGCATAAACGTAAAGGATGAATCTTTTTCGCAATTCTCCAATACCCATTTATCAAAAGATGTGAGAAGATGTAACAGAGGCAAAGATAACACTGTTCACTACTAATTTTCCCCAATTTCCTAAAGGCAGATACAGAGAGGAGCAAATTCACTATACGAAACCTAGAATTacaataaagagagagagagggtttcAGAGACCTGATAGTTGCGATTGAAGCTGTAACGAAGCTGAGGATCAATCTCAagtaaatcatcatcatcatcggcgAGACTACCTTTTTTGGCACCGCGGCTAGGGACGTGCATCTTCGACATACCATCAGAATCCTTTGTGACCTTAAGCTTTGCGCCGCTAAACTTGTCAGAGTCATCATCGTCGTCGCCTCTCCACGGGGCTTTTGATAACAGTTCCTTCTTCTTCGCCATTGTTGTCTTTACCCAATCCTTTGAGTTCTTCGTGTGTGTTTGGTTTATGAGTGGGATAAGGCCCTAAAGATGGGTGTTTGGTTGCAGAGTTAAACTTGTTACTAAACAAGATATGAGTTATCAAAATGTCTTGTTTGGTTATATTGTAGGATGTGTTACCAAACGGGATATGAATTTCTCTCCATTAAACTGATTAAAGCTAGGTAAATACCGTAATACGAATTTCAACGCAATAcgtatttttataaatcaatacgAATTTCAAGAGGTAATATGTACTGTTTTCCaatctaaaaacataaaaattgattgttatcatttaataaaattttcataacaAATTGTTCCATTTAAATTTGGACATTTAGTATATAGAATATAATTTGTGCATATTCATATCCAATTACTataaaggaaaatatatattttctcaacATCCGCGATTGATATTTAGGAAGATCAGGTGCaggcaaaaaaatataaaaaataaaatatataggaaaatcttgtaataataattagagAATGTTTGAAACAGTTTTTGTCCCaaactaatatttaaaaaccaaaaaagcctTTCTTCATATACGACCTAAATCCCTAGAAAAGCTCTTCTCAATGGACCGATCCGCAACCAAAGTAATTGTTGTTCTCCTTACGGATCTCTTCTTACTCACTCTGTTAACCTCTATTCTTCTCTATTAATTGGTTTCttcacaagaacaaaaatattcgAAGtgttaaaatttatgattaGATCTTTTGTAATTTGTGCCTTTAGGGTCTGGAATGGAACAATAATGATGTAGCATACGTTCCAGAAAAcgagtaaattttttttattttttagtttaaaatttatggaGATCGAGTTTGTCATgttgataataaaataatatcctAATTATTGCAGTAACATCGGCCGGGTGCAACCAAATTATCACAGTAGCAGTAGCATTGGCTGGGTGCAACCGAATCATCACAGTAGCAGTGGCAGTAGAAGTGGCTGAATCTCTAAGAGTGAAGTAGGAGTAGAGTTTGGATGAGGAGCCTTTCTTTTCCCATTGCTGATTATGTCGGACAGACTTCCAAGTCCATAGGGGTTCCCTTGGCATCTGTTACAGTAGACTAACACATAGAAAGAGTAGcttgattaataaaaaaccaatttaatgaaaataaacaGAGATAAGCAAGTATCACTCTTAAGCATAAGTCAAAagtaatgcaagtttcattcgCAAGACAAACATAATGCAAGAACAAGAATCATGATTATAAGTTTTATGTCAAAATCTTACACAAAATCACATATACACGTATCACTCAATCAGATTATCAACTCATATAGAATCTTAAGCATCAGTCAAAAGTATATCAATCAAATCAGATACATAAGTTAGCTAAATAAGACaatcaacataaaacaaagaaatgtgaGTAGAAGTAATTACCTTCAGGAAAATGTCATCTTTTTCTTGAATGGGAAGGGTTGGGTGAGACGAGGGGTCTGTAGCATCAGAACCATCAACTTCCAGTTGAGAGATGACCTCTTCTATGTTCTTCTCATATTCTTCAACCACTTGTTTTGCCTTTTGATCAACAAAACTTCCATCTGGCTTTGTATGTGTTGCGACAAACACCTCTCCAAGCGATACAGGACGTCCCAGTTTTTCTTCCTACAATGGATAAGAAGAATGTTAAGTGtggaaaatgaaatatttaaatgaaagaaTTTTAGTTAGTTTAAAGCATTTACCAACTCTTGTTGAATTTGCAAGTAAGATTTCTGGCCGGATAGATGTTTGTGGAGTCCTAGACCGTCACGATCAGAATTACGGGCAAGGGATGCATTAGAACTCTTCTCCTTAGCTTCGGGTGTGTCCCAGTGCTCCCACATTCGTCTCCAAAGCGTTGGTTTGATCCAAATCGGTGGCTCAGTATACGTCTTTGCTTGGCTTACAATtcctttcattcttttttttgctatctTCACAAATCCTTCTCTCACAAGCTCAGCAATCGCAACATCCCAGTTGTATTTCCCCTACACAGCACAACAATGTAAAGTAAGTGTCAATGATAGTTGACAGAAGACAAACTCATTAAGttagaatagtaaaaaaaaaaaaagaaatttcaacatATTACCGCAAAGGATCTAAAATATCTCTCGCGTATGTGTAAGGGGGTAACCTTCCAGCTGAAATATGGACCATCAAACTTTCTTCTTAAAATCCCAGAAATAACACGAGATAGCTTTCCTTTATCTCGTCCAAACCTGTTACATAAATATGAGAGTGCTAAGTTATAAAGGAGAAGCCATCAAACATAAACGAATGACTCACAAAACAATAATCACAAAACAGATGATACAAATAATCACAAAACAATAATCTAatgtaaaagacaaaaacaataacaatgtTCCATTCGGTAATATAATtcacattttatcaaaaaaaaaagatattcaaatgataaaataaaagaaaaaaataatttaccatATACTGTCAGTGTCGGGGATGGGAACCGGACTCAACAACGGTAGATGCTGTCGACCAGGAAGTGCAAGCAAAGCATCAAGCTGCTGTTGGAAGTCTTGATTCTCCTGATTCTGAGCCGGTGGTGGATGCTCTTGATCCTCCTGATTCTGAGGCGGCGGCGGTTGGAACCCTGGATTCTGAGGAGGAAGCTGTTGATACACCGGATGCTGAGGAGGCGGCGGCTGAAACCCCAGATTCTGAAGCGGTGGTGGATAAGCCGGATGGTGAAGCGGTGGTTGATATCCAAGATGAACCGGCGGTTGGTATCCCGGATTCTGAGTAGCCGGATGTTGATACGGCGGATCATGTGGTTGAGGTGGTGGTGGCTGCTGCATCTGGGAGTGGAGCTGATGTTGAAAGCCTTGGTGTTGGGGCTGAGGAGAAGGTTGTCGAGAGTACTGTTGCATCGTTGCCGGCCTATACTGAGATGGAAGCGAGGGTTGAGAGTGTTGTGAGTGTGTTGAAGTCACGTTGTTGGAGGAAGGGTTAGAGGACTGAGACGACGAAGCAACATCTCGGCTTGGTCTCGAACCGCCGCCAGATTTACCAACGCCGCCAGATTTACCAACGCCGCCAGATCTACCAAGACCGCCAGATCTTCCACCACGACCACCACCGGATTTAGAACCACGACCACCACCGGATTTCATCGCAGAAGATTTCAGAGAGTTAGGGTTTCGGAGATGTGAAAGGGAaattgagaagagagagtgagttTAGAGAAATCGAGAAGAAAGAGGGTTTGGGGAAATAATTAAAAGGGTTAGGGATTTAGGGTAATTTGGTTTGAGGGTTTGTGGTTTAATTTGATGGGGGGGAATTATTAATGTAGGGGGGAAAATAATTACCGCTCATTATTTCACGaaaattttggagaattttTCAATCCGTCGGGAAAGAGTAACAAAGTAGTGGTACTTAACGACTATTTTGtgactgaaaaaaataattttttaaaactaaacaaagtgGCTAAACAGTAGCAAATAATACATTAAGTCACACTACAGTCTCAAAATGTGACTTATTTATGACACTgaaatattagtataattttgtgtttgcaTTTTATCACCACAAACATATTGGGTATGACTCTCTGATCATGTAAACTCTAATTTAAGAGTTTACTTTtgataaaatatcaaacaaaataatttgtc encodes the following:
- the LOC104757736 gene encoding uncharacterized protein LOC104757736, with product MAKKKELLSKAPWRGDDDDDSDKFSGAKLKVTKDSDGMSKMHVPSRGAKKGSLADDDDDLLEIDPQLRYSFNRNYQFLQRVFTIDTLVKPLPPAMGFNVSRNLSFFTRIFTQFFDPEGIANAQRSLGLGQEDKARRVR
- the LOC104757735 gene encoding GDSL esterase/lipase At1g33811-like isoform X2, producing the protein MGILRFMLLVSLGLVLFGLKTTVSQPQQAQVPCFFIFGDSLVDNGNNNRLISLARANYRPYGIDFPQGSTGRFTNGRTYVDALAQIFGFRTYIPPYSRIRGQALLRGANFASGAAGIRDETGDNLGAHTSMNQQVELYTSAVEQMLRYFRGNTNELQRYLSRCIFYTGMGSNDYLNNYFMPDFYSTSTTFNDKTFADSLIKDYTQQLTRLYQFGARKVVVTGVGQIGCIPYQLARYNNRNNSSGRCNERINNAIVLFNSQVKNLVDRFNKGQLKGAKFVYLDSYKSTYDLAANGAAYGFEVVDKGCCGVGRNNGQITCLPLQTPCPDRTKYLFWDAFHPTETANILLAKSNFNSRAYSYPMSIQELANL
- the LOC104757735 gene encoding GDSL esterase/lipase At1g33811-like isoform X1, whose amino-acid sequence is MGILRFMLLVSLGLVLFGLKTTVSQPQQAQVPCFFIFGDSLVDNGNNNRLISLARANYRPYGIDFPQGSTGRFTNGRTYVDALAQIFGFRTYIPPYSRIRGQALLRGANFASGAAGIRDETGDNLGAHTSMNQQVELYTSAVEQMLRYFRGNTNELQRYLSRCIFYTGMGSNDYLNNYFMPDFYSTSTTFNDKTFADSLIKDYTQQLTRLYQFGARKVVVTGVGQIGCIPYQLARYNNRNNSSGRCNERINNAIVLFNSQVKNLVDRFNKGQLKGAKFVYLDSYKSTYDLAANGAAYGFEVVDKGCCGVGRNNGQITCLPLQTPCPDRTKYLFWDAFHPTETANILLAKSNFNSRAYSYPMSIQELANL